One region of Epilithonimonas zeae genomic DNA includes:
- a CDS encoding Fur family transcriptional regulator, with amino-acid sequence MNKEIENKLIHKNTKPTSMRILVYDFLNSQPFATSLSEIENHFQNADRTTIYRTLKTFEEKGIVHSIQENSTTKYKLCHDDCDEKTHKDWHLHFYCKICKQTTCKEDISFPESMKTNFRIDEIRLFAKGICENCLESTFNN; translated from the coding sequence ATGAACAAAGAAATCGAAAACAAACTCATCCACAAAAACACCAAACCAACAAGTATGAGAATTCTGGTCTACGATTTTCTGAATTCCCAACCATTCGCCACCTCACTATCCGAAATCGAAAATCATTTTCAGAATGCCGACCGAACCACCATTTACCGAACCTTGAAAACCTTCGAAGAAAAAGGAATCGTTCACAGCATTCAGGAAAATTCAACCACAAAATACAAGCTTTGCCACGATGATTGCGACGAGAAAACGCACAAAGACTGGCATCTCCATTTCTACTGCAAAATCTGCAAACAGACCACCTGCAAAGAAGATATTTCGTTCCCCGAAAGTATGAAAACCAATTTCAGGATTGATGAAATCAGACTTTTCGCCAAAGGCATCTGCGAAAATTGCCTCGAATCGACTTTCAACAATTAA
- the priA gene encoding primosomal protein N' codes for MNFAQIILPLNLKGTFTYKVPADFLDKIEIGMRVLVPFRGKKIYTGIVAELFYDFEETFVPKEIINLLDNQPIVPKQQLGFWNWLSSYYLCNLGEIYRLAFPSSLKLESETYVRLLSERTIDWQNLDANETYLLQALEVRQMLNLQEIEAFIPKKEIIKTINALIDERYISVDEKITEKYKAKEIAYLKINEEALVSENLAMILLKLDKAKKQKDLFLSILSKQIDNPENPIRKSLVFDEGNFVNQQLKSLIEKGWVTEYFLEKDRIDSYEGEIEEIEELTGNQKKSILEINQAFEEDKNVLLHGVTSSGKTHIYLEKIEDCVNSGKNVLLLLPEIALTKQITIRLEKKYGKKLGFYHNKLTDFERVEVWRKIKKNELQILIGTRNSLFLPYENLGLIIVDEEHDSAYRQRDQHFFFNAKDSAMMLAEFYQSRVILGSATPSLESYDLAMKDKLRYVSINERFGEVDLPIFEIIDIKEAQNQKKIVGNFSQKMVDEINLQLDHKKQTIILHNRRGYANVIECETCGHVTYCSNCDVVMTYHKASNELKCHYCGHRSGKPTICPSCHGENLNTRGVGVEQIEEETKNIFSDSEVDRMDVDSMRKKFAYEKLYEKLENGETDILVGTQMISKGLDFDNIELVAIPKADSLIHVQDFRAEERAYQLITQVAGRAGRTSGNGKILIQTYNPSHSVFELIKNQDVKEIYNYFLDERKKFLYPPFVKLIMIELKHRKEDKINRASQFLGSILRKYIPEECILGPEKSPIARLNNLYQYQILLKFPKNKNYRIYKELLLKSFDEFDEITAYKSVKKDLFVDF; via the coding sequence TTGAACTTCGCTCAAATCATTCTTCCGCTCAATCTCAAAGGAACTTTCACATACAAAGTTCCAGCGGATTTTTTGGATAAAATTGAAATCGGAATGCGGGTTCTTGTTCCGTTTCGTGGGAAGAAAATCTACACAGGAATTGTTGCAGAATTATTCTATGATTTCGAAGAAACTTTTGTTCCGAAAGAAATCATCAACTTATTAGACAATCAACCGATTGTTCCAAAACAACAGTTGGGTTTTTGGAATTGGTTGAGCTCATATTATCTCTGTAATTTGGGTGAAATTTACCGTTTGGCGTTTCCGTCTTCTCTCAAGCTGGAAAGTGAAACTTACGTCAGATTGTTGTCAGAAAGAACAATTGACTGGCAAAATCTGGACGCGAACGAAACTTATCTTCTTCAAGCTTTAGAGGTTCGTCAAATGCTGAATTTGCAGGAAATCGAAGCCTTCATTCCCAAAAAAGAAATCATCAAAACCATCAATGCGCTGATTGATGAGCGATATATTTCTGTGGATGAAAAAATCACTGAAAAATATAAAGCGAAAGAAATTGCTTATCTGAAAATCAATGAGGAAGCTTTGGTTTCAGAGAATTTGGCAATGATTCTTTTGAAACTCGATAAAGCGAAAAAACAAAAAGACCTTTTCCTCAGTATCCTTTCCAAACAAATTGACAATCCGGAAAATCCAATTCGGAAATCTTTGGTTTTTGATGAAGGCAATTTCGTCAATCAACAACTCAAATCTTTGATAGAAAAAGGTTGGGTCACAGAATATTTTCTGGAAAAAGACAGGATCGATTCTTACGAAGGTGAAATCGAAGAAATTGAAGAACTTACGGGAAATCAGAAAAAATCCATTTTGGAAATCAATCAGGCTTTTGAAGAAGATAAAAATGTGCTGCTTCACGGTGTGACTTCATCGGGAAAAACGCACATTTATCTTGAGAAGATTGAAGACTGCGTCAACTCCGGAAAAAATGTTCTTTTGCTTTTGCCAGAGATTGCTTTGACCAAACAAATCACAATCCGTCTGGAAAAAAAATACGGCAAAAAACTAGGTTTTTATCATAATAAACTGACTGATTTTGAAAGAGTAGAAGTTTGGCGAAAAATCAAAAAAAATGAGCTTCAAATTCTGATTGGAACGCGTAATTCTTTGTTTTTACCTTATGAAAATCTAGGGTTAATCATTGTTGACGAAGAACACGATTCGGCTTACAGACAAAGAGACCAGCACTTCTTTTTCAATGCGAAAGATTCTGCGATGATGTTGGCAGAATTTTATCAGTCAAGAGTTATTCTCGGTTCGGCAACGCCTTCTTTGGAAAGCTACGATCTGGCGATGAAAGACAAGTTGCGTTATGTTTCTATTAATGAAAGATTTGGGGAAGTGGATTTGCCAATATTTGAAATCATCGATATCAAAGAAGCGCAAAATCAGAAGAAGATTGTTGGGAATTTCAGTCAAAAAATGGTTGACGAAATTAATCTTCAATTAGACCATAAAAAACAAACCATTATTCTTCATAATCGCCGTGGTTATGCCAATGTCATCGAATGTGAAACTTGCGGCCACGTCACTTATTGTAGTAATTGTGATGTGGTAATGACCTATCACAAAGCTTCCAACGAACTCAAATGCCATTATTGTGGCCATCGTTCCGGAAAGCCAACAATTTGCCCAAGCTGTCACGGTGAAAACCTGAATACAAGAGGTGTTGGCGTTGAACAAATCGAAGAAGAAACCAAAAATATCTTCTCTGATTCGGAAGTGGACAGGATGGATGTGGACTCGATGCGAAAGAAATTTGCTTACGAGAAACTCTATGAAAAACTGGAAAACGGTGAGACCGATATTTTGGTCGGTACGCAAATGATTTCTAAAGGTTTAGATTTTGATAATATCGAATTGGTCGCCATTCCAAAAGCAGATTCTCTGATTCACGTTCAGGATTTCCGTGCGGAAGAAAGAGCTTATCAATTGATTACTCAAGTTGCAGGACGAGCAGGACGAACCTCGGGGAATGGAAAAATTCTGATTCAGACTTACAATCCGTCGCATTCGGTTTTTGAATTGATTAAAAATCAGGATGTTAAAGAGATTTATAATTACTTCTTAGATGAAAGGAAAAAGTTTCTTTACCCACCATTTGTGAAATTAATAATGATTGAACTGAAACACAGGAAAGAAGACAAAATAAACAGAGCTTCTCAGTTTTTGGGCTCGATTCTCAGAAAATATATTCCGGAAGAATGCATTCTTGGTCCGGAGAAATCACCTATAGCAAGGCTTAATAACCTTTATCAGTATCAGATTCTTCTCAAATTCCCCAAAAACAAAAACTACAGAATCTACAAAGAATTGCTTCTGAAATCTTTTGATGAATTTGACGAAATCACAGCTTACAAATCTGTGAAAAAAGATTTATTTGTTGATTTTTAA
- the kbl gene encoding glycine C-acetyltransferase, with amino-acid sequence MISQKFLENITNELTNIENDGLFKRERIITSQQSAEIEVAGKKLLNFCANNYLGLSNNPEVMKASQDAIDSHGYGMSSVRFICGTQDIHKDLEAKISNFLGMEDTILYAACFDANGGVFEPLFSEEDAIISDELNHASIIDGVRLCKSARYRYKNNNMEDLEAQLIAASEKNHRFKIIVTDGVFSMDGIVADLKGVCDLADKYDALVMVDDSHATGFIGKTGRGTHEANDVIGRVDIITSTLGKALGGALGGFTSGKKEIIDMLRQRSRPYLFSNSLAPGIVGAASKVLDMISDDTSLRDKVMENAEYFRKEMKAKGFDIPNGDAAIVPVMLYDAKLAQEMAEKLLAEDIYVIGFFYPVVPKGKARIRVQLSAAHSREHLDKAIMAFEKVGKELGII; translated from the coding sequence ATGATATCACAAAAATTCCTTGAGAACATCACAAACGAATTGACAAACATAGAAAACGACGGGCTTTTCAAAAGAGAAAGAATCATCACATCACAGCAAAGTGCCGAGATAGAAGTTGCTGGGAAAAAACTTTTGAACTTTTGTGCCAACAATTATTTGGGATTATCCAATAACCCTGAAGTGATGAAAGCTTCGCAAGATGCAATAGATTCTCACGGTTATGGGATGTCGTCGGTTCGTTTCATTTGCGGAACTCAGGATATTCATAAAGATTTAGAAGCTAAGATTTCTAATTTCTTGGGAATGGAAGACACCATTCTTTACGCTGCTTGTTTTGATGCGAATGGTGGTGTTTTCGAACCATTGTTTTCAGAAGAAGACGCAATCATTTCTGATGAGCTGAATCACGCTTCTATTATCGACGGGGTGCGATTGTGTAAATCTGCAAGATACCGTTACAAAAACAATAATATGGAAGATCTGGAAGCACAATTAATTGCAGCTTCTGAAAAAAATCACAGATTCAAAATTATTGTGACGGATGGTGTTTTCTCAATGGATGGAATTGTAGCAGACCTAAAAGGTGTTTGTGATTTAGCGGATAAATATGATGCTTTGGTAATGGTGGATGATTCTCACGCAACTGGATTTATTGGTAAAACAGGTCGTGGCACGCACGAAGCTAATGATGTTATCGGAAGAGTGGATATCATCACTTCAACTTTAGGAAAAGCTTTGGGTGGTGCTTTGGGAGGATTCACTTCGGGAAAAAAGGAAATCATCGATATGTTGAGACAACGTTCTCGGCCATATTTATTTTCCAATTCATTAGCGCCTGGGATTGTTGGTGCGGCTTCCAAGGTTTTAGATATGATTTCTGATGATACTTCTTTGAGAGATAAAGTGATGGAAAATGCAGAGTATTTTCGAAAAGAAATGAAAGCTAAAGGCTTCGACATTCCAAACGGCGATGCAGCGATTGTCCCAGTGATGTTGTACGATGCAAAGTTAGCACAGGAAATGGCAGAAAAACTTTTAGCTGAAGATATTTACGTGATTGGATTCTTCTATCCCGTTGTTCCAAAAGGAAAAGCGAGAATCAGAGTTCAGCTATCAGCAGCTCATTCAAGAGAACATTTGGACAAAGCTATTATGGCTTTTGAGAAAGTAGGAAAAGAATTAGGAATTATCTAA
- the rplS gene encoding 50S ribosomal protein L19, which translates to MDLLKYVQDKYITKKEFPEFKAGDTITVYTEIKEGNKTRTQFFKGTVIQLRGTGLTKTFTIRKMSGDVGVERVFPINMPALQKIEVNRQGKVRRARIYYFRDLRGKKARIKDKAYGGKK; encoded by the coding sequence ATGGATTTATTAAAGTACGTACAAGACAAGTACATTACGAAAAAAGAATTCCCAGAATTCAAAGCCGGTGACACCATCACTGTGTACACAGAAATTAAAGAGGGTAACAAAACAAGAACTCAGTTCTTCAAAGGAACAGTTATCCAATTGAGAGGAACAGGTCTTACTAAAACTTTCACTATCAGAAAAATGTCTGGTGATGTAGGTGTAGAAAGAGTTTTCCCTATCAATATGCCTGCACTTCAAAAAATTGAAGTTAACAGACAAGGTAAAGTTAGAAGAGCTAGAATCTACTACTTCAGAGACCTTAGAGGTAAAAAAGCAAGAATCAAGGACAAAGCTTACGGTGGTAAGAAATAA
- a CDS encoding M1 family aminopeptidase — MKQFYTLIITCLTINIIFGQIHNIDRKGLIESEKRSASRSILDVNVNPNTLNYDLQYVRMELDLDPTQQFVSGTMTSHFKMLANSSTIYFDLAKILTVSTVKYHGQNLTFQQLSSDEIKINFPVALTAQTTDSLSITYNGVPINTGAFASFEAGTTPAGDPVLATLSEPYGAKGWWPTKQSMNDKIEKMDIKVTTPAQYTVGSNGKLMSETILGNGKKLTYWQTNYPIPAYLFALGISNYTKMNSTITTTGSSFPFLNYVYPAYANANTQASLDWTTTCMQNFEDNFGLYPYRDEKYGHMQFNWGGGMEHATMTSMVSFGQGLICHELAHQWFGDKLTCGTWNDIWLNEGFATFGEHLTYEKLLMSPSQFQNYLANEISDITSIPDGSVYVPDSGLSDIGRVFDGRLTYAKGGFVLRMIKWILGDSQFYTMLKAYQNNPAFAYNYVKTNDFRDFLSSFTGKDFTEFFNDWIYGEGYPSYQIRWTQNATSKKLTFRVGQTRSSSTVSFFEMPLPIKVTGSGGQTAYFVLDHTSNNQYFTQDVTFDVTSVEFNYEKQIITKGSTVTKDNNLAVNDINQKNISVYPNPAKSFIKISGLHQSVDYEILSIDGKLIKKGTSNPDSEINISTLMRGTYILKFNNQSVKIIKE, encoded by the coding sequence ATGAAACAATTTTACACATTAATAATTACTTGTTTAACGATTAATATTATTTTTGGCCAAATTCATAATATCGATCGAAAAGGGTTGATAGAATCTGAAAAAAGATCTGCTTCCCGTTCGATTCTGGATGTAAATGTGAATCCGAATACATTAAATTACGATTTGCAGTATGTTAGAATGGAATTAGATCTTGATCCTACACAGCAGTTCGTTTCCGGAACCATGACTTCTCATTTTAAGATGCTGGCAAATTCCTCTACTATTTATTTTGATTTGGCAAAGATTCTGACAGTTTCTACGGTAAAATATCACGGTCAGAATTTAACCTTTCAGCAATTGAGTTCAGATGAAATTAAAATTAATTTTCCAGTAGCTTTGACAGCTCAGACTACGGATTCTTTATCAATAACTTATAATGGAGTTCCTATTAATACCGGTGCCTTTGCCAGTTTTGAAGCAGGAACTACACCTGCCGGAGATCCGGTCTTGGCAACATTGTCTGAGCCTTATGGGGCAAAAGGTTGGTGGCCAACCAAACAAAGTATGAATGATAAAATAGAGAAGATGGATATCAAAGTGACCACTCCTGCTCAATATACAGTAGGTTCAAATGGAAAACTGATGTCCGAAACTATCTTAGGAAACGGAAAAAAGTTGACCTATTGGCAAACCAATTATCCAATTCCTGCTTATCTTTTTGCATTAGGAATTTCCAATTATACAAAAATGAATTCCACTATCACAACTACAGGAAGCTCGTTTCCTTTCCTGAATTATGTTTATCCAGCTTATGCGAATGCAAATACCCAGGCAAGTCTAGACTGGACAACAACTTGTATGCAGAATTTTGAAGACAACTTTGGATTATATCCGTATAGAGACGAAAAATATGGACATATGCAATTCAATTGGGGTGGTGGCATGGAGCATGCGACAATGACTTCAATGGTTAGTTTTGGTCAAGGCTTGATTTGCCATGAGTTAGCACATCAATGGTTTGGAGATAAGCTAACTTGTGGGACATGGAATGACATCTGGCTGAATGAAGGTTTTGCAACATTTGGTGAGCATTTAACTTATGAAAAATTATTAATGAGTCCTTCTCAGTTTCAAAATTATCTTGCAAATGAGATAAGTGATATCACAAGTATCCCGGACGGAAGTGTGTACGTTCCTGATTCTGGATTGAGTGATATCGGCAGAGTTTTCGACGGAAGATTAACTTATGCTAAAGGAGGTTTTGTTTTAAGGATGATAAAATGGATACTTGGTGATAGCCAGTTCTATACAATGCTGAAAGCTTATCAGAACAATCCTGCTTTTGCTTACAATTATGTAAAGACTAATGATTTCAGAGATTTTTTAAGTTCTTTTACAGGAAAAGATTTCACAGAATTTTTTAATGACTGGATCTATGGTGAAGGTTATCCGAGCTATCAGATCAGGTGGACTCAGAATGCCACAAGCAAAAAACTGACTTTTCGTGTTGGACAGACAAGAAGCAGTTCTACTGTCAGCTTTTTTGAGATGCCGCTTCCAATCAAAGTGACAGGATCTGGAGGACAAACCGCTTATTTTGTTTTGGATCATACTTCTAACAATCAATATTTCACACAAGATGTGACTTTTGATGTGACCAGTGTTGAATTTAATTATGAAAAACAAATCATTACAAAAGGTTCTACGGTGACAAAAGATAATAATCTGGCTGTTAATGATATCAATCAAAAAAATATTAGTGTCTATCCAAATCCGGCAAAATCTTTCATCAAAATTTCTGGTTTACATCAATCTGTGGATTATGAAATTCTTTCAATCGATGGAAAATTAATCAAAAAAGGAACTTCAAATCCAGATTCAGAAATCAATATTTCCACATTAATGAGAGGAACTTACATTTTGAAATTCAATAATCAATCAGTTAAGATTATTAAAGAATAA
- a CDS encoding heavy metal translocating P-type ATPase, protein MEECCSTKPKKEHNHGAHDHSDHDHSHGNSKIALYTSLIIFFSGLILDFWIKAGWFTSNGWLRFSWYFVSYILVAFTVFKEALELAKKLDFFNEFSLMGIATIGAFAIGEFPEGVAVMLFYTIGEMFQESAVNRARNNIKSLLDVRPKEATVFRDGNWKTISPEDVKIGEKIQVKVGEKIPLDGVLLSEKASLNTSALTGESKPSSIQKSEEVLAGMLNLDQVIEIETTKLFENSSIVRILQMVQDASSRKAKTELFIRRFAKIYTPIVFFLALLVTLIPYLFVENYVFRDWLYRGLVFLVISCPCALVISIPLGYFGGIGAASRNGILFKGSNFLDIIANVTTVVMDKTGTLTKGVFKVQDIVPENISKEDFLSILSSVESHSTHPIAKAVSEFHPSDQIPESVEELSGKGIKAVINQQRILAGNTKLLKTFNINYPEFLEEIVETTVVLAIDNEYKGYITISDEVKEDSELAINQLKNNGIKTVMLSGDKDSLTQNIAKKLGIDSAFGGLLPEGKVEKLENLKSNPKEVVAFVGDGINDAPVLALSDVGMAMGGLGSDAAIETADVVIQTDQPSKIATAIKIGKATKKIVYQNIGLAFGVKIIVLILGAGGLANMWEAVFADVGVALLAILNAVRIQNMKFG, encoded by the coding sequence ATGGAAGAGTGTTGCAGTACAAAACCGAAGAAAGAACACAACCACGGAGCTCACGACCACAGTGACCACGACCATTCTCACGGTAATTCAAAAATTGCATTATACACCAGTTTAATCATATTTTTTTCTGGACTCATTTTGGATTTCTGGATTAAAGCCGGTTGGTTTACCAGCAATGGTTGGCTGAGATTTAGCTGGTATTTCGTGTCTTATATATTAGTGGCGTTCACAGTTTTCAAAGAAGCATTGGAACTGGCAAAGAAATTAGATTTCTTCAATGAGTTTTCTTTGATGGGAATTGCTACTATCGGAGCATTTGCAATTGGCGAATTTCCGGAAGGTGTTGCGGTAATGCTATTTTATACAATCGGCGAAATGTTCCAGGAATCCGCTGTTAATAGGGCTCGAAATAATATCAAATCATTATTAGATGTTCGTCCAAAAGAAGCCACGGTTTTCCGGGATGGAAATTGGAAAACCATTTCTCCGGAAGATGTCAAAATCGGGGAAAAGATTCAGGTGAAAGTAGGAGAGAAGATTCCGTTGGATGGTGTTTTGTTGTCAGAAAAAGCAAGTCTCAACACATCAGCTTTAACAGGTGAAAGCAAACCCTCATCAATCCAAAAATCAGAAGAAGTTCTTGCCGGAATGTTGAACCTCGACCAAGTCATCGAAATCGAAACGACCAAATTATTTGAAAATAGTTCGATTGTAAGGATTCTCCAAATGGTTCAGGATGCAAGTTCCAGAAAAGCCAAAACCGAATTATTCATCAGAAGATTTGCGAAAATCTATACACCTATTGTCTTCTTTTTGGCACTTTTGGTGACACTTATTCCATATCTTTTTGTTGAGAATTATGTTTTCAGAGATTGGCTATATAGAGGTTTGGTCTTTTTGGTTATTTCTTGCCCTTGTGCTTTGGTGATTTCGATTCCGTTGGGATATTTTGGCGGGATTGGTGCCGCTTCCCGAAACGGAATTTTGTTCAAAGGTTCTAATTTCCTTGATATCATTGCGAATGTTACGACTGTAGTGATGGACAAGACAGGAACATTGACGAAAGGTGTTTTCAAAGTTCAGGATATTGTTCCGGAGAACATTTCGAAAGAAGATTTTCTTTCCATTTTATCTTCTGTTGAGAGTCATTCTACGCATCCGATTGCAAAAGCCGTTTCAGAGTTTCACCCTTCTGATCAGATTCCCGAATCTGTAGAGGAGCTTTCCGGAAAAGGAATCAAGGCGGTTATTAATCAGCAAAGAATTCTTGCCGGAAATACAAAGCTTCTGAAAACTTTCAATATCAATTATCCGGAATTCTTGGAAGAAATTGTTGAGACAACAGTTGTTTTAGCTATTGATAACGAATATAAAGGTTACATCACAATTTCTGATGAAGTAAAAGAAGATTCAGAATTGGCAATTAATCAATTGAAAAATAATGGCATAAAAACGGTGATGTTAAGCGGAGATAAAGATTCTCTGACTCAAAATATTGCTAAAAAACTAGGAATCGATTCTGCTTTTGGAGGCTTGCTTCCGGAAGGAAAAGTTGAAAAACTGGAAAATTTGAAAAGCAATCCGAAAGAAGTTGTCGCTTTTGTTGGAGACGGAATCAACGATGCGCCCGTTTTAGCTTTGAGTGATGTCGGAATGGCAATGGGAGGATTAGGTTCCGATGCTGCGATTGAAACTGCGGATGTTGTCATTCAGACAGACCAACCTTCTAAAATTGCAACCGCTATCAAAATTGGGAAAGCCACCAAGAAAATTGTTTATCAAAATATCGGTTTGGCTTTTGGAGTCAAAATTATCGTATTGATTTTAGGCGCTGGAGGATTAGCGAATATGTGGGAAGCGGTTTTTGCAGATGTTGGTGTTGCGCTTTTGGCGATTCTAAATGCGGTCCGGATCCAGAATATGAAGTTCGGTTAA
- a CDS encoding FKBP-type peptidyl-prolyl cis-trans isomerase, which produces MGVADLLFKRKKELAEKNLRDGQDYLVENGKRESVTTLPSGLQYEILVETEGPKPTAKSTVKCHYHGTTITSKVFDSSVKRGKPASFPLNRVIKGWTEGLQLMSVGSKFRFTIPPHLAYGEQEVSKEIGPNSTLVFDVELLEIK; this is translated from the coding sequence ATGGGTGTAGCGGATTTATTATTCAAAAGAAAAAAAGAACTGGCTGAAAAAAACCTGAGAGATGGTCAGGATTATTTGGTAGAAAACGGAAAAAGAGAAAGCGTAACGACTTTGCCAAGCGGTTTGCAATACGAAATCCTTGTAGAAACAGAAGGACCAAAACCAACAGCTAAAAGCACAGTGAAATGTCATTATCACGGGACGACCATTACAAGCAAAGTTTTTGACAGCTCTGTAAAACGTGGAAAACCAGCTTCTTTTCCTCTTAACAGAGTTATCAAAGGTTGGACAGAAGGTTTGCAGTTGATGTCTGTAGGAAGTAAATTCAGGTTTACAATTCCGCCGCATTTGGCTTATGGGGAACAAGAAGTTAGCAAAGAAATTGGCCCAAACAGTACTTTGGTTTTTGATGTAGAATTGCTGGAAATTAAATAA
- the dacB gene encoding D-alanyl-D-alanine carboxypeptidase/D-alanyl-D-alanine-endopeptidase, with amino-acid sequence MNKIKNYFSIIAIGFSSFVFSQGSVAVSTFPQVADQQSLVKDITAEKALLSPKEQIEFNINKMFTDPVLRNANWGFVVYDPKTEKIVTAYNETAPLIPASTTKLLTTETAFSLLGTQYRWNTQLEYSGSIDVEGVLTGNLYIVGSGDPSLGGNRGGAASYTQIVNQYLDAIREKGIRKITGDIIIQTAIFKENKKQELPQNIVWLEQANYFLPVGTTKDIDPKNEKLLISQSNNPFNQAKKYFYISPYTNKAVYADKFEGAWVTTKVAEPPAFLANKLREGLVKNKITVSGKVTPKIVDREPEPREILTIYKSPTLAEIVNYTNQRSDNGYAEALLKSNGFQKLGDQTVESGRLAVTDHLQSIGFDLNGLNYMDGSGLSKAHTVTPISQVKFLAKMMKSPYYKEYFESLPIAGQSGTLKHMFMVNSNGQIFAKTGTLNGVKCLAGYIKTRSNKTLAFSLLINKFSGSVAQVKDRMEQLLDPTLDL; translated from the coding sequence ATGAATAAAATCAAAAATTATTTTTCAATCATCGCAATTGGTTTTTCCTCGTTTGTATTTTCGCAAGGAAGCGTCGCAGTTTCTACATTTCCACAAGTTGCTGATCAGCAAAGTCTTGTAAAGGATATTACCGCAGAAAAGGCGCTGTTGTCTCCGAAAGAGCAAATCGAGTTCAATATCAATAAGATGTTTACAGACCCGGTTCTGAGAAATGCTAATTGGGGATTTGTGGTTTACGACCCCAAAACAGAAAAAATTGTAACAGCTTACAACGAAACAGCACCATTAATTCCAGCTTCTACAACCAAATTATTAACAACAGAAACGGCATTTTCTTTATTAGGAACGCAGTACAGATGGAACACTCAGTTAGAATATTCTGGCAGTATTGATGTTGAAGGCGTGTTGACAGGAAATCTCTATATCGTCGGAAGTGGCGACCCTTCTTTAGGTGGAAATAGAGGCGGCGCAGCAAGTTATACGCAGATTGTTAATCAGTATCTAGATGCTATTAGAGAAAAAGGAATCAGGAAGATCACAGGAGATATTATCATCCAGACGGCGATTTTCAAGGAGAATAAAAAGCAGGAACTTCCGCAAAATATTGTTTGGTTAGAGCAAGCTAATTATTTTCTACCAGTTGGAACAACCAAAGATATTGATCCAAAAAATGAAAAGTTGCTTATTAGTCAATCTAATAATCCATTTAATCAAGCAAAAAAGTATTTTTATATTTCGCCTTATACCAACAAGGCTGTCTATGCCGATAAATTCGAAGGCGCTTGGGTAACGACAAAAGTGGCTGAACCACCTGCTTTTTTGGCTAATAAGTTGAGAGAAGGTCTGGTTAAAAATAAAATCACCGTTTCTGGAAAAGTAACTCCCAAAATTGTTGACAGAGAACCGGAACCAAGAGAAATTTTGACGATTTACAAATCGCCGACTTTAGCTGAAATTGTCAATTATACCAACCAAAGAAGTGATAATGGTTATGCAGAAGCTTTGTTGAAGTCTAACGGTTTCCAGAAATTAGGCGACCAAACGGTAGAATCCGGAAGATTGGCTGTAACTGACCATTTACAATCTATCGGTTTCGATTTGAATGGACTGAATTATATGGACGGTAGCGGATTATCAAAAGCACATACTGTGACACCTATTTCTCAGGTTAAATTTTTGGCCAAGATGATGAAGTCGCCCTATTATAAAGAATATTTCGAATCTTTGCCTATCGCAGGACAATCTGGAACTTTGAAACATATGTTTATGGTGAATTCCAACGGACAAATTTTTGCTAAAACAGGAACTTTGAATGGTGTGAAATGTCTGGCTGGCTACATCAAAACAAGAAGTAACAAAACGCTGGCTTTTTCTTTATTGATTAACAAATTTTCAGGTTCTGTTGCTCAAGTAAAAGACAGAATGGAACAGTTGCTGGATCCGACTTTAGATTTGTAA